ACGGCGCCGAGCAGCAGCCCACGGGCTGGTCGGACCTCGGCGACGAGGTCATGAGTGCCGTCGACCGCGTCCGGCTCATCGCGTCCGCCAAGGACATCACCGTCGACTTCGACCTGGAGTCCCCGGTCGCCGTCGGGGGTTCCGGCCCGGGCATCGGCGGCGGCACCGTGGAACCGCGGTACCGACTCGACACCGGTGGCATGGCGCAGCTCGTCACGAACATCGCCGGCAACGCGGTCTCGGCACTCCCCCGCGGCGGCGGCGTCTTCGTCTCGTGGCGCAGTGCCGGCGGCGAGGGGATCCTGCAGATCACGGACGACGGCCCCGGCGTGCCGGAATCGTTCATCCCCGTCGCCTTCGACCGGTTCACCCGCCCCGACGAGGCCCGGAAGTCCCGCCCGAACCCCGACCCCGCGACCGGCACGATCCCCCTGCCGGGTGGTTCCGGACTCGGGCTCGCGATCGTGCGGGCCGTGGCGGAGCGTGCGGGCGGGACGGCGTCGCTCCGGAACGTGCGGTCCGGCGGGCTCGAGGTCACGATCCGCATCCCCGAGGTGCAGTAGCCGGTCGGTCACTGGAAATCCCTCGACCGGGTGCGGACCGACAGGGACAGGTGTTCGATCCGGTCGGCCACCAGGTTCACGACCCCGTCCGGCGACCGCTCGAGGATCCCCCGCACGATCACGGCCGGCGCCTCGCGCGCGACCCGTCGGTACCGCCCCCACACCCCGACGCTGCAGATCACGTTCACCAACCCGGTCTCGTCCTCGACGTTCATGAACGTGATGCCGGACGCCGTCGCCGGACGCTGCCGGTGCGTCACGATCCCTCCGACCTCGACCCGCCGTCCGGTCTCGGCCGTCGCGGTGTCCTGGACGCTGAGCACCCCGCGGGCCACGAGGCCGTCACGGACGTACCGCACGGGATGGTCGTCCGTCGTCATCCCCGTCGACCACATGTCCGCGATGAGGACGTCACCGCTGGTCATCTGCCCGAACAGCGGCGGCTGCACCGTCACCTGGGTGTCGGGCAGCTGGTCGGGACGCTCGGCCGCGGCCTGTGCTGCCGACCACATCCCACCGCGCCGGTCGACCCCGATCGACGCGAAGGCGTCGGCGGCGGCGAGCGCCTCGAGCTGCGCCGTGGTCAGCCCGACACGGCGAGCGAGGTCGGACATGTCGGTGAAGGGACCGTGGGCATCCCGCTCGGCGACGATCTTCTCGGCGCTCTTCCGGCCGAGCGAGGAGACCTCGGCCAATCCGAGGCGGACCGCGAAGGCGCCGTCCCGCCGGTGCCGCGCCGTGTCGTCGGGCGTGGCCTTGTCGAACGGCAGCACCGGGGGTTGTTCCTCGGCCAGGCAGTCGTCGTGACCCGTCGCGTGGACGTGCGCCGCGCCTCCTGGACCACCGTCGGCGTCGTCGTCGGCGGCGTCGTCGTGCAGCGGCTCCAACGTGGCGTCCACGCCGGAGCGCAGGATGTCCGGTCGCAGGACGGTGACCCCGTGCCGTCGGGCGTCGGCCACCAGGGTCTGGGGTGAGTAGAACCCCATCGGCTGCGCACGGAGCAGCGCCGCGAGGAAGGCGCCGGGGTAGTGCAGCCGCATCCACGCGCTCGCGTAGACGATGAGCGCGAAGCTGATGGAGTGGCTCTCCGCGAAGCCGAAGTTCGCGAACGCCTGGATCTTGGCGTAGATGGCGTCGGCGTCCTCGCCGTGGATGTCGTTCGCGGCCATCCCGGCGTAGAGCTTCTCGCGGAGCCGGTCGATCTTCTCGTGCCCGCGCTTCGACCCCATCGCACGCCGGAGCAGGTCGGCGTCGTCCCCCGAGCACCCGCCCACCGCGATCGCCATCTGCATCAGTTGTTCCTGGAAGAGCGGGACGCCGAGGGTCCGCTCGAGCACGGGTTCGAGCGACGGGTGGATGTACGTGATCGGCTCTTCGCCCGTGCGCCGCCGGATGTACGGGTGGACCGCGCCGCCCTGGATCGGCCCGGGGCGCACCAGGGCGACCTCGATCACGAGGTCGTAGAAGCGCCGCGGCAGCAGTCGGGGCAGCGTCCCCATCTGCGCTCGGGACTCCACTTGGAACACCCCGATGGTGTCCGCGCGGCACAGCTGGTCGTAGACGCCCTGTTCCTCCTTCGGGATGGAGTGCATGTCCCACCGCTCCCCGCAGTGCTCGTCGGCGAGGTCGAACGAGTACTGCAGCGCGGCGAGCATGCCGAGCCCGAGCATGTCGAACTTCACGAGGCCCATGTAGGCGCAGTCGTCCTTGTCCCACTGCAGCACCGTCCGGCCGTCCATGCGGGCGTGCTCGATCGGTACGACCTCGCCCACGGGCCGGTCGGTGAGGACCATGCCGCCGGAGTGGATGCCGAGGTGCCGGGGGAACCCGAGCACCTGCTGCGCCATGTCGACCACGGTGTCCGGGATGTCGTGGTCTTGGCTCTCGGTCACCGAGCCCCAGCGTTCGACCTGCTTCGACCAGGCGTCCTGCTGCCCGGGGCTGTGGCCGAGCGCCTTCGCCATGTCCCGCACGGCGCCCTTCGGCCGGTAGGTGATGACGTTCGCGACCTGTGCGGCGTTGAACCGGCCGTACTTCTCGTAGACGTACTGGATGACCTCTTCACGTCGGTCGGAGTCGAAGTCGACGTCGATGTCGGGTTCCTCGTCGCGCATGGCCGACAGGAAGCGTTCGAACGGCAGCCCGTAGCGGATCGAGTCGACCGCGGTGATCTCGAGCAGGTAGCAGACCGCCGAGTTCGCCGCCGAGCCGCGGCCCTGGCAGAGGATGCCGCGCTCCCGGGCGTACTGCACCATGTCCCGCACGATGAGGAAGTAGCCGGGGAAGTCCTTGTCCTCGATCACCGACAGCTCGCGTTCGATGCGCTCGCGCTTCTGCGGGTCGACACCGTCGGCGCTGCCGGGGTAGAACCGGCGGGCGCCGCGCCAGGTGAGTTCCCGCAGCCAGGACATCGTGGTGTGCCCGTCGGGGACGTCGATGTCGGGCAACCCGGGCTTGACCGTCTTCAGCCGGAACCCGAGCTCGTCGGCGAGTTCGACGCTGTGCTCGATCGCCCCGGGGTAGCGGGCGAACCGCCGGGTCATCTCGGCCCCCGAGCGGAGGTGGGCCGTCGGTGCGGCCGGCAGCCAGCCGTCGATCTCGTCGAGACTGCGGCGGGCCCGGACCGCGGCGAGCGCCGTCGCCACCGGGAAGCGGTCCGGGGTGGCGTAGTGCACGTTGCCCGTGGCCACCGTGGGCAGCGCGTGCTTCGCGGCGAGGGCGGCCAGGGCGTCGTTCCGCGCGGTGTCCATCGGGTCGCCGTGGTCGGTGAGCTCGACGACGACCCCCGCCGTGCCGAACCGGTCGAGCAGGGCGCGCAGGGCGTCCTCGGCCGCGGACTCGCCCCCGCGCTCGAGCGCCTGCCGGACGGCCCCCTTGCGGCACCCGGTCAGGACGCGCCAGTGCCCGTCCGATCGTGCTGCGAGGTCGTCGAGGTCGTACCGGGGTCGTCCCTTCTCGGCGCCGGCGGCCAGGTGCGCCCGGGTGACGGCACCGGCGAGCCGGTGGTACCCGTCCTGCCCGTCCGCCAGCAGGAGCAGGTGCGTGCCCTCGGGGTCGGGTACGCCGTTCTGCGGTTCGGTCAGCCCGAGGGACAGCTCGGTGCCGTACACCGTGGCGACGGTCGGGTAGGCCTCGGCCACCTCGGCCATGCGCGCGGCACCGTAGAAACCGTCGTGGTCGGTGAGGGCGAGCCCGTGCAGGTGCAACCGAGCGGCCTCTTCGAAGAGCTGTTCCGGGCCGCTCGCGCCGTCGAGGAAGCTGAACGTCGAGTGCGCGTGCAGCTCGGCGTACGGCACGACCGGCACGTTCGTGTCGTCGGCCACCGGCGGGGTCGTCGGCGCGTAGGGCTCGCGCTTGCGGGACCACGCGGGGCTGTCCCCGCCGTCGCCGTCGTGCGTGCTGCCGGGGCTCCGCTTGTCGGACAGCGCACGTTCGAACTGGGACCACGGGATCGGCGGGTTGCTGTACCCCATCAGTGTTCCCCCGTCCGGGCGGTCACGTCGCCACCGCCTCGGCCCACCACCGGTGGTCGGCGAGCACGAGGTACCACGCACGTCCGTCGGCGTCGACGAGCTGCAACCGGTGGAGTCGGCGTCCGCCGGCCTCCCACCAGCGCACGACGAGCGGCCACGGTCCGGCCCACGCGGTCACGGCGTCGAACCGGCCACCACGCTCCCCCTCGGCACGGAACCGTTCCGGGACCCCGGTGAGGACGCCGCGGTCGTCGACGTCGACGGTGCCGCCGTCGCCGGTGACGACGTCCACCGGGCGCGGACGGT
The sequence above is a segment of the Curtobacterium sp. BH-2-1-1 genome. Coding sequences within it:
- a CDS encoding error-prone DNA polymerase, with the protein product MGYSNPPIPWSQFERALSDKRSPGSTHDGDGGDSPAWSRKREPYAPTTPPVADDTNVPVVPYAELHAHSTFSFLDGASGPEQLFEEAARLHLHGLALTDHDGFYGAARMAEVAEAYPTVATVYGTELSLGLTEPQNGVPDPEGTHLLLLADGQDGYHRLAGAVTRAHLAAGAEKGRPRYDLDDLAARSDGHWRVLTGCRKGAVRQALERGGESAAEDALRALLDRFGTAGVVVELTDHGDPMDTARNDALAALAAKHALPTVATGNVHYATPDRFPVATALAAVRARRSLDEIDGWLPAAPTAHLRSGAEMTRRFARYPGAIEHSVELADELGFRLKTVKPGLPDIDVPDGHTTMSWLRELTWRGARRFYPGSADGVDPQKRERIERELSVIEDKDFPGYFLIVRDMVQYARERGILCQGRGSAANSAVCYLLEITAVDSIRYGLPFERFLSAMRDEEPDIDVDFDSDRREEVIQYVYEKYGRFNAAQVANVITYRPKGAVRDMAKALGHSPGQQDAWSKQVERWGSVTESQDHDIPDTVVDMAQQVLGFPRHLGIHSGGMVLTDRPVGEVVPIEHARMDGRTVLQWDKDDCAYMGLVKFDMLGLGMLAALQYSFDLADEHCGERWDMHSIPKEEQGVYDQLCRADTIGVFQVESRAQMGTLPRLLPRRFYDLVIEVALVRPGPIQGGAVHPYIRRRTGEEPITYIHPSLEPVLERTLGVPLFQEQLMQMAIAVGGCSGDDADLLRRAMGSKRGHEKIDRLREKLYAGMAANDIHGEDADAIYAKIQAFANFGFAESHSISFALIVYASAWMRLHYPGAFLAALLRAQPMGFYSPQTLVADARRHGVTVLRPDILRSGVDATLEPLHDDAADDDADGGPGGAAHVHATGHDDCLAEEQPPVLPFDKATPDDTARHRRDGAFAVRLGLAEVSSLGRKSAEKIVAERDAHGPFTDMSDLARRVGLTTAQLEALAAADAFASIGVDRRGGMWSAAQAAAERPDQLPDTQVTVQPPLFGQMTSGDVLIADMWSTGMTTDDHPVRYVRDGLVARGVLSVQDTATAETGRRVEVGGIVTHRQRPATASGITFMNVEDETGLVNVICSVGVWGRYRRVAREAPAVIVRGILERSPDGVVNLVADRIEHLSLSVRTRSRDFQ